In Miscanthus floridulus cultivar M001 chromosome 8, ASM1932011v1, whole genome shotgun sequence, the sequence TCGATCTCCCCTGGCTGCGGAAGCTGGCCAAGAACGGCACCGTGGCGTCCAGGAGGAACGCGTCCCTCCCGGCGGCACACCTGGAGGAGCTCTGCTCGGAGCTCGACGTCGTCGTCGACAGCGACGCCGGCAAGAAGTCGACGGTCGGCGACCGGAGGCCGGCGAGGACGGTCTCGGACATCGGCGAGGTGATCGGCAGGGAGGAGGAGTGGGCGACGACGCCAACGCCCAGGCTGCACCGGTCGGCCTCCCACCGCCTCCCCCGGCGCGCGCCGAGCTACTCCGCGCAAGCGCAATGCGGCGTGCGCTCAGCGGGCCGGGCCTCGCCAGAGATCATCGCCGAGGAAGACAAGAAATCGTGCAAGAGCAACGCCGCGTTGGAAGCCGACATCGAGCAGATCAAGGTCACCGTGCAGTCTCTCCAAACCGAGCTCACAAAGCTAAGAGAATCCACCTTGTCCGTCGGGGACGCACATTCCCAGATACTAGCCGAGATCCACGCAAAGCTCGACGGCGTCACGCCGCAGCGGCAGAGGAACTTCGAAGGACCAAGCCCTGAGctgctgaagaagaagaaggccaccACCACCAGAGAAGGAGGAGGATGCAGCAGCAGTTCTTCTTCGTCTTCCAAGGAGCAGAGCTACCAGCCACAGGCTGAGCGTGAGCTGCTGATGAACCGTTTCATTGAGGTACGTGGCCTCACCTTCTCTGCTAGCACCATTGTTAGACCCCTGATCAAGGCTGCTGCATCCATGTCACTGCTTAGGTGCCTCCTGGTTTTGGTCTTGGCCGTCGCGATTAGGAAAGTTTTGATGAACTCTTAATGTGTAAGCAATGCCATGGTCAGTTCTGTCAATGGACAATTTTGTTGCTGAAATTTTTTTATTAGCTCCTTTTTTTTTAATCAGACATTGTAATAATATATATAGCATCTCTTCTGAGATGAACAATGAACAGGAGGTGAAACAATAATTTGCGGCCTTTTTTAACATTATTGTTATGTTACTTTAGAAATACTGAGTTTGAGTAGAAAAGTCAACGCATGAGTGCTTATTGACCGCAGTTTGTACATTTTGTTTTCCTAATAATGCAAAAAAGACGTGAACCAACGAAGGATTTTCGTTATTGTTTTTGTAGATGGATTTTAATTGTTGTTAGCTTCAGGATGTGAGATAGCTGGTTTTTGAGCTGTTGGACGACAGCGTCTTCTGAATTGTCTGTCTCAACAGGCGATGATGTACATAGTGTGAGAACTGAAGATCTGGACGGCATTTTGAAGATTTTCAGGTGTGAGTAAAAGATTGATGATTGCCAAattcttttgctttttttttcttctttttttgtttacCCCAATGTTGGCATATACAGAGCCAAGCATGACCCATGATACAAAGGTCGCATGTACCTGTGTCCCATGTACAATGCTGGTACTGTGACAGAAAAGGTACAGTCCATGTAAAGTTATAGGAGATAATTTGTAAAGGCCCTTAACTGAGCAGAAATGATTATTCTATTTTCT encodes:
- the LOC136471757 gene encoding uncharacterized protein isoform X1: MAGGVEEEGEVAALREALRQQAQAVEELRAELEEERQAAASGADEALAMIVRLQAEKAAERMEAEQFRRVAEERIQHDEDMLAFLKVVVFHQEMEISSLNRRLLAVHATGDDPLSPAVDLPWLRKLAKNGTVASRRNASLPAAHLEELCSELDVVVDSDAGKKSTVGDRRPARTVSDIGEVIGREEEWATTPTPRLHRSASHRLPRRAPSYSAQAQCGVRSAGRASPEIIAEEDKKSCKSNAALEADIEQIKVTVQSLQTELTKLRESTLSVGDAHSQILAEIHAKLDGVTPQRQRNFEGPSPELLKKKKATTTREGGGCSSSSSSSSKEQSYQPQAERELLMNRFIEVPPGFGLGRRD
- the LOC136471757 gene encoding uncharacterized protein isoform X2 — encoded protein: MAGGVEEEGEVAALREALRQQAQAVEELRAELEEERQAAASGADEALAMIVRLQAEKAAERMEAEQFRRVAEERIQHDEDMLAFLKVVVFHQEMEISSLNRRLLAVHATGDDPLSPAVDLPWLRKLAKNGTVASRRNASLPAAHLEELCSELDVVVDSDAGKKSTVGDRRPARTVSDIGEVIGREEEWATTPTPRLHRSASHRLPRRAPSYSAQAQCGVRSAGRASPEIIAEEDKKSCKSNAALEADIEQIKVTVQSLQTELTKLRESTLSVGDAHSQILAEIHAKLDGVTPQRQRNFEGPSPELLKKKKATTTREGGGCSSSSSSSSKEQSYQPQAERELLMNRFIEMDFNCC
- the LOC136471757 gene encoding uncharacterized protein isoform X3, with the translated sequence MAGGVEEEGEVAALREALRQQAQAVEELRAELEEERQAAASGADEALAMIVRLQAEKAAERMEAEQFRRVAEERIQHDEDMLAFLKVVVFHQEMEISSLNRRLLAVHATGDDPLSPAVDLPWLRKLAKNGTVASRRNASLPAAHLEELCSELDVVVDSDAGKKSTVGDRRPARTVSDIGEVIGREEEWATTPTPRLHRSASHRLPRRAPSYSAQAQCGVRSAGRASPEIIAEEDKKSCKSNAALEADIEQIKVTVQSLQTELTKLRESTLSVGDAHSQILAEIHAKLDGVTPQRQRNFEGPSPELLKKKKATTTREGGGCSSSSSSSSKEQSYQPQAERELLMNRFIEAMMYIV